gtaatagaACTTGAAACAGCACCAGTTGTACCCGTAGCTATATTTTTTGGTCATAAAGTATTGAACCATTATGACACCCTGCAATTTAAACATCGATGAACTcaattattaaatactagcttttgcccgcggcatcGCTCGTGCAGAATTAGTATGCACTTTAcagaattagtttatttttttttgatcccacaggagccatacattattttgttataaaagaaAGCTATGTTAATCCAGGcgtattacctgtatgccaatttcatgcaaattttacgtagaaactactgaacggatttttattcatccataccaaattttgcgtttataatattagtaaaaagtaataaaattaattaggagataatttattaaaaccttgggaaaattgcatagttcccgcgtgaTAGCTAATAATTACTtagcagacaaagtcgcgggtaactaTTATATTTAATCGCCGTAGGCCACATGttgtgtgtaaaaaaatattcatgtcGCAATATGATATTGCTTATAAGATTTAACAGGCGttgtaagaaaaaaattgtaggtaCGAGTAAGTAAAAGTTAAATGAGTAAAAGTTGACATGTTCATAATTTTGCAATGAAGTAtgttgtaaactctttattgtacaaaataaataaacaaacacaattgacaaacgttgagatataTTTACAAACGCGAACTTAAATCatagtagtaaataaaatatatttatatttagtttttgtttgttacttttaaccAAAGCTGCTCTGTATTACTTATAACCAAAATTCAATGTTTTTTCTATAATACatttgaatataaaataaacctaaatacATACAGTCGAACACAGAACCTCCCTTTTTTCgaagtcgattaaaaatgcaaaatgtcTGAATCCTTACCTTTAAGTTTCTGATAGTCTCCACAGGGTGCACGGTCAAAGATGCAGTCAAAGATCACCTTCATCTTCTTATCGTCCATTATCATGCTCTCGACATTTACTTCATCATAATTTGTATAAACAGTTTCAGCAGCAAGGACCGCCACCGAGAGCACCGAGCATAGACAGATTACCAAGAAAAGCTTCATTTTGATATCTGAAATAAGATtggtaaaaaaactatatttttaagaCACCTTAAGCATTTACTACATCATGTCATCTCTATACGACCTATATACGTCGCACTACAGGGCGCTGGTCTCCTCTctgaacgagagggcttgggccgcagctcctacgcgggtccagtgcgtattgggaactttaTATTGTCTGAATGACTAATAATATTTAAGGATCATCTCCTGCAGGTCCTCTACTACGAAGtggaaatttgaattttgtatcttgccatcccgctgatgcttaatatttaatacgagagtggtacgatacgaacttcgacttttgAATTACGTAGTAGCCCCCGGTACCGTCTTTCTGTAAAGGCAAGGTAAAGGCTCACGGAGACACGTACCCGGAGCCCTTTACTTCCTAGGGTACTTGAAAGTCTAATACTTTTTCATTGTCAATATTCTTTTTACGTTTCATCGAGATTCTATGTTTGTTGGTGCCTTGGGACCCCGATATGCCTTAAGATGGCTCTGACTATTGGGATACCTTTCAGAATGAGAAGCCTTGGCTGAAGCACCCACGCGGACTCGATGCGTGCAATTTCCCGCACACCAtagaattacttcgcaggtgtAACCGGATAAGGATGTTTTCCGTCAAAGCTGTGAGCCCGAGCTTGAGCACactatcctctgcttgagaggatcATACCACTGGGCTATCACTATCACGGTTtactaaagcggcaattacactaagTCGTTCGCcgactcaaccagagctcatctccagagcaacacaaccatacaccatgctaccagacgtTATACTTGTTAACCACAACAAACGTTtcaatttgtcactgtaactccccaagtacccacctatattttttctcaaacgaaACTatcccacaaaatattaatacactagatgaaaacccggcttcgctcgggtaaaatgtagactcataataatatgtttgaaaaaattttttgccagtaaagactgtcgtacttatcgaaaaatctgacgtatattcccagccttaattattatcacaaacactttaacggctaacctacgtatcggtatttcaccagtagatatttctcctaaatcttatttgcccaaataactacgtagtcagtcccaaagttctgtcacaaatgaaaataatgataaaaacaaaagtaccaatcagtttttaataaattatataccaatttaaagtacatttaataaaaaaataaatttaagtacttaaaattattcaaaatgacttcctttgtttttaatacaggcccttaatcggcgcagccagtcgtctatcgcagcacgcaccattttcatgtctatttcagcgactgcttttcttaaagatgacttcaggctctccaaatttttatggggtttagcacagaccttcccctctaagacctgccaaattttaaagtccagaggattaaggttcggactggaggaaggccaatcttcgtgtcttataaagtcgattttttgacggccaaaccaggcttgagtggtcttggctttgtgtgctggcgcagaatcctgctggaacacaaaattatgacctgaaaatagcgtgttgggcagatctttgacatgcttatccaaaaccgtctcttggtacactttcgcactgattttgacccctttttcgcaaaaatgaacctcagttggcccgtaataagatcagagaatactcttcagagctcctagcgtacactctatcattatgtttattgtacttctcttcaatatcgaaaatcttttcgtctgtaaagaggatatcacggtgtcgatttttcgcgtaccgctttaacaacttccgggatcttttaaaccttattgtttttagacgggcattaagtaagtgcccactctattttttgtatgctcgcagactaagatcttcgtttaaaacctttttgacggtttttctactgacacccatctgcaaagccatcaacttctgttttcggacaggatttcttgctatgcgtgccttgatcgctttgatcactgctggtgtttgtacggagcgaggccggccaattcttttcttgtcctcaacactggagacttcattgtacctgtcaatcgtacggtacacaaacctaagcgttatatttacatttttgagcaacttgaaaatggtacttggcgagtgcccacagcggtgcaatgctaaaacagctattcggttttctttcaacgtccactccatcgtgagaaattgcagcgaatgactgtttattgttttaaaataattgacaaacattcaaaaatggaattcaatcaaattttcttaaaatcatgttttaaatttaaaaataatgtgccagtgacagaactttgggaccgactacgtatgtctgtctcataatcaaagaaattagacctaaagggccccatataaggtacgatccgtctgtacgatcgatctgatgaaaatcgacgaatcgtaccgtgtgtcccttaaaaggtcacaatggagaacgaaatgcaaacctgtgacacgtgatgacgtgacactcacgccactttgatgtgatgactttgacatgtttacttcgcaacgccattatatatactcagtaatttattccattttttattgaaaatactcgctaaatccgaattttctacctacaagttgtcgactcggaacaaacgtcaacaactgaagatagttatagttgaaggtagttggtgatagttttgagttttgataagatccattcaagttttccggcaagacgtttcgttttacacagtcacatgagtcacagttctttgtaatggatacttttttggcgtgacgcacgcgatgtgttgaaggcgagccgtatctaagagctagctagtatgaaacggaacgtttattaactacccaagatggcgactgcggtttgtttgtcagtgccattagaatttaacgaaattctccataatccgaattttgcggatatatgttgtcgactcggatcgactaattttttacgctcttcaatttgatgtgcatttcgttcgagtctaccgtacccctggacgaaattattaatatagattttattaaaatcgtcttataaaactaccttgaatgtttatttatttgctgttaaggcgtgttttattaatcctaacTGTTATTGCTGAAATAAGACCCACATCTTAGTAAGGGAGAAGATACTAAATCTACCTGCTCATTAGTAAattcaaagaaaagaaaagaaaaaaaaatgcaaagaaattcttttagttcattgatatggatctccgcaaagtaacgcctgattcattaaATTACTAATTCTAAGTTTCAGCTACAGCCCAATTGACATAATTTACATACCTTAGAGATGATTCCTTACGACCTGTCTGTACTGGCGAAGTCTTTTGGATTAGTGATGAGATCTGCTACTGTATCGCTTTTATACTTAAGTGCCTGAACAATTAAAACAGTATTTCTTCACAATCAATAAACTGTTATGCAGTCAATCTAATTGTCGTAATTACAATGACAATTTAATTAGAGATCCTGTTTTCTGCATTTTTTTATAAGCGCTTAAAAATGGTTTAGAAATATTTAGTCTTCATTTTGACTCATTAAAAATTCTAGACTAGATTGATCATCAAATCCAAGTGAAATAAAAGTTCACTTTTCAAGCACACACGGACTGTCAAATTATTTTGGGATATTGTTGGGGTTGTTTGCTATCTTTTCACCCTTGGACCTTAGGTCCACAAGGGTCACGGATTCGGAGAtacgattttttaaatgtttctcTTTTTAAATTTCCCAAAATCCCGCCTTTAAACGttcgtaacttttttattaatgcatgtatatatatattgtttttaataccCCTTCGCCTGGCGCCGCCATTTTGCTCATTTACGCGCATCTGGCGCCCGTACGGATCCGGGAGAGAAGGGAAAAGGCTAGTTATGGCGGCCGCCATTTTGCATGTTTTACCACATTTGGCACAGGTCTAGGAAGGACAATTTAAACTAGTCTTCGATGTttagaaaaacttaaattttactgCTTTTATGTATTATAAGCGTAATAAAATGTAGCATTTTGATTCATAATTAAGTACGCTATCATATTGCATACggtaaatatgtataaagtgtgaaaataaaacaatattgtaaagtaaatataatagtattttttccAATTCTCGATATACCATACCATAAATGATACTTTTTCtcattaatatttgtattttgtttacaatactataccctaatttaaaacatacagTCATAAAATCACCTCACTCCATAAATTTTTTAGCAGTAGAAGCATTACTAAATGTGGGCCTTATCAGGCGGCGTCCCGCCGGTGTTATAAAGTGACTCATGTTTCAAGATTAGTTCTGAGAGAGACGTGGCTGTTGCAGTGTAGTCTATCCTTGTTCTATAATTAAGCTTAAGTATAAGTTAGAGCAGTGCAGAATGCTTATTAGCCGCCTAAATGCACGTTTAAAAAAGTCCTTAGCTACTCTACCGGAGCAGGCCGGCCGCCAGATGCGCGAAATAATTATGTGTCCCGGAACGGGACAGATGCCACATACGcgctaatataaaaaatgacatCCGCCATAATGCGTCTATTTCTTTTTCTCCGGGAGCGGGAATTTGCCACACGAAGGGATACTTGGTAATACATGcttgttcaaataataatagttttaactataatataaaaacaaatatatacctcgttgagtttcttgccggattcttctcagcagaggtttttccgaaccggtggtagattttttttgacattcataagtgcttgttatagcctaaattgaataaagatattttgactttgactttgactttgaattgatAGTCTCAAAGGGACGTACGAGAATTTTTATTCtaaaaaattattactgatTGAGTGAAAAAAATCCTACTTCGAAATTCAATTTTTAAGAAACTGAAGCCAAttagacagttttttttaattacttctcTAGCTTATGACGTTTCTAACGATATGCTACacactgataaaaaaaactgagtcAAAACCGGGATATTCCACCCCATTGACGGAAAGTAGGTAACaccttattcaataaattacgtaCTAAACttcatgataaatttcaaatgtgatttcgcaaataaatttcgaaaaacatagAGGTGCGAGCACGGATTTgagcccacgaccctctgctcattacagccaccctcCTTCCAGCCAcctcttcatatggatttgtatgggtatgcgctcactacaacaactccgtagcgtcaccggatcgcctcactcgtgAGGTTGCCAcccgcggacggcgagtggaccactcggtgacagcccgctgctcacAGCAATAGTGACTAATAGGAAATTCGTGGatcacgcgaggtccactcgttggtacccgtggaccacctgtcgataACGAgcggacgccgaaagtcgaggcagtgcagcaaggctactacgaaactcgaaactcgaagttcgtatcgtaccgtccctctcgctctcgtattaaacagttataagtgtcagaaggaccgcacgacacgaacttcgagtttcgagtttcgtagtagctctgctggtcgagtgccgggtggctctaatgagcagtgaccttaagaggccataggtcgaACTATTGGACCACTTACTCGTCTTACTCCGAGGGGGGAGTTCTCAAAACCGGGCGCTACagttaatttcatgtgtgtATTGAagttaacattatttttcatcTCAATTGCTGTAATTTTCCATTAATCGACTGATCGAGAAAAAACTTCATGATGTTAATTGTTTCGGTACACTCATTAATCATCTATTCTCATTGTTTAGATTATTATACATCAAGGGTAAAAGGATAAAAAAAGTCCGTTGCTGCCTTGTGGCTTGACCTACGGTCTGTTCAGACTgagtttccaccaaagatgtgcgaggatgtgttgcgaagaatgtgtttttaaccgacttcaaaaaaaggagtaggttatctattcggttgtattttttataatgttacCTCATAACTCCATCATTTTAGatccgatttgaaaaaaaaaaattgtgttcgTCTAGGAATACTTACAATTAGGTctcataagcaccaaatcaggatttGATGATtgaatcctaaggaaatcgagggaaatcttcaaatgttgtagggatacctatggtaattttgatatatttagtagtaactcgtgcatttgctcttgaaaatcatcatttggtgaagtggaactgatgatgaaaaccacagttgaccatcggagttactactcaataacaagcttagtatttcatgggttgaatttcaattactttaacacaatTGCTAAGTAATTTATGcttctcgtaatgcatatggtgaaatggaatgggtggtgaagcaccataactcctcaataaagaaagtctctgcatcggaaaaagcaatattttgtaaaatgtgacgagcagttgacatgaaACCACCACGACGACggtttcgatatggtttcacgggatacccgtaaaagtaacacatttggagttgaaataaaaaat
This portion of the Choristoneura fumiferana chromosome 14, NRCan_CFum_1, whole genome shotgun sequence genome encodes:
- the LOC141435158 gene encoding ejaculatory bulb-specific protein 3-like isoform X4 gives rise to the protein MKLFLVICLCSVLSVAVLAAETVYTNYDEVNVESMIMDDKKMKVIFDCIFDRAPCGDYQKLKEVIPEALQTTCGKCTPKQKQLIKQVIRGIMEKHPDSWKELIEKFDKDGKYRENFDKFLAEKE
- the LOC141435158 gene encoding ejaculatory bulb-specific protein 3-like isoform X3 gives rise to the protein MKLFLVICLCSVLSVAVLAAETVYTNYDEVNVESMIMDDKKMKVIFDCIFDRAPCGDYQKLKDEIAQMVPTDCSECSPKQRAKYNLAKLMVAERYPKELEQVIKKYALKSE